A window of the Tunturibacter empetritectus genome harbors these coding sequences:
- a CDS encoding TolC family protein encodes MFVKSMIAKQIAKTDTKCRSLLAAACLLLLPCAAFAQTLQPPSSPSAITMQQAVDLARAKNPTLLAAQQNLLSVKAQEIQAGVRANPYFTLYGTNVTLPAEGASNPYSYSGQVSRLFERGQKRRWRLDVARSTTVQTDAQLQLTIQQTVLAVHQAFTNFVIAKAAKKLADDNLADYRHELQISHDRYAAGDIAKLDFERLDLQLAQFETDESNAITAAQQASDQLQVLLGADKPRTDFDVIGDVVPPPLASTMEELEQKALAARPDLKAAAAAVAVADASVKLAYANGTTDPTLEGEYDRSGTYNSAGFSINIPIRLFDRNQGNKETAKFTAQASRFSVTAAHNQVISDVDQAYSGYFNAKVLSDRYNGHYLDEAKDVLDIAQFSYQHGGLALIDYLDALRESRSVTADALNAYSQTWMAIHQLSFATATEMIP; translated from the coding sequence ATGTTCGTAAAATCCATGATTGCGAAACAGATCGCAAAAACAGACACAAAATGCCGGAGCCTCCTCGCCGCCGCCTGCCTCCTGCTCCTGCCCTGCGCCGCCTTCGCTCAAACTCTACAACCCCCCTCCTCCCCCAGCGCCATAACCATGCAGCAGGCCGTCGATCTGGCACGCGCTAAAAATCCAACCCTGCTCGCCGCCCAGCAGAATCTTCTCTCGGTCAAAGCCCAGGAGATCCAGGCTGGTGTTAGAGCCAATCCCTACTTCACGCTCTATGGAACAAACGTTACCCTGCCCGCCGAGGGAGCCTCCAACCCCTACTCCTACAGCGGACAAGTCTCTCGCCTCTTCGAGCGCGGACAAAAACGCCGCTGGCGCCTCGATGTCGCCCGCTCCACCACCGTCCAGACCGACGCCCAGCTCCAGCTCACCATCCAGCAGACTGTTCTCGCAGTCCACCAGGCTTTCACCAACTTCGTCATCGCTAAGGCCGCCAAAAAACTCGCAGACGACAACCTCGCCGACTACAGGCATGAACTGCAGATCAGCCACGACCGTTACGCTGCCGGCGACATCGCTAAGCTTGACTTCGAGCGCCTCGACCTGCAGCTCGCCCAGTTTGAAACCGACGAATCGAATGCCATCACCGCCGCCCAGCAGGCCTCCGACCAGCTTCAGGTCCTCCTCGGCGCTGACAAGCCGCGTACCGACTTCGACGTGATCGGCGACGTCGTTCCCCCACCCCTTGCCTCCACCATGGAAGAGCTCGAACAGAAGGCCCTGGCTGCCCGCCCCGACCTCAAAGCCGCCGCCGCCGCCGTCGCCGTCGCCGATGCCAGCGTCAAGCTCGCCTACGCCAACGGCACCACCGACCCCACCCTCGAAGGGGAGTACGACCGCTCCGGCACCTACAACTCTGCGGGCTTTTCCATCAATATCCCAATCCGCCTCTTCGACCGCAACCAGGGCAACAAAGAGACTGCCAAGTTCACCGCCCAGGCCAGCCGATTCTCCGTCACCGCCGCCCACAACCAGGTCATCTCCGACGTCGACCAGGCCTACTCCGGATACTTCAATGCCAAGGTGCTCTCGGATCGCTACAACGGCCACTATCTCGACGAAGCGAAGGACGTTCTCGACATCGCCCAGTTCAGTTATCAGCACGGCGGCCTTGCCCTGATCGACTATCTGGACGCCCTGCGCGAATCGCGCTCCGTCACCGCGGACGCTCTCAACGCCTACTCCCAGACCTGGATGGCGATTCACCAGCTAAGCTTCGCCACCGCCACCGAAATGATCCCATAG
- a CDS encoding efflux RND transporter permease subunit — MIRGLIDFALNNRWLVLGASLMLFAWGAISFHNLPVEAYPDVANNYVQVITQWPGRAAEEVEQQVTTPIEIQMAGIPHMAHLRSTSLAGLSSVTMVFDDDSVNKDNRDQVFQRLGQVILPAGLQPQMGSDWSPVGQIYWYTLRSSNPAYDSMELKSLQDWKLEKEFKSVPGVVDVSSFGGATREYQIRIDPDKLIAYGLSISQVEQQLANNNQNAGGSFIEQGQQQVNVREVGLFTNVHDIEETVIKTQAGAAIRVKDIATVAQGPKIRLGQIGKTCRFGTTPPAESGASFSATDPCVDHVDKPGTKQSIHHEDGKLIDNDDVVEGIVLLQKGVDSDGVLEGIHKKVDELNNRVLPPGVKIVPFLDRSELLHYTTHTVLHNLTEGIILVVVVLFLFLGNARGAIIVALTIPFALLFAAICLNLLHIPANLLSLGALDFGMVVDGSVVMVENIVRHLSHQRKDTLTPSEQIREASHEVQRPVFFARGMIIAAYLPIFTLQAVEGRLFKPMAWMVSFALLGALIFSLLLAPVLSSLLFPKGASEWENPVMTWLTVRYRQAVTWAIERRTVTLSLTGLAMAVALFLGFSGAIGSEFLPHLDEGSIWVRGTLAPSVGPTESLRVMNESRLRLSAFPEVYKVVSQTGRPDDGTDTTGFFNTEYFVDLKPKANWRPVFQENKEELIAAMERELDKTPGVQWSFSQPISDNVEEAVSGVKGELAIKIYGDDLKTLEQKGNEIVSVMGKVRGVQDLGLFRVIGQPNLNYTVNRKAAARYGINVVDVQDAIQTAVGGNAVSQVLDKEARYDVVVRYLPSYRDTEDAINNIRLLSPSGERVSLAQLTTVTTEDGAEEIYRESGQRYVAIKYSVRNRDLGSTVEEAIQKVNQQVKLPPGYKTDWAGEYESQKRSSRRLALVLPITIIVIYLLLYTMFHSGKWATLILINVSLAPLGGLLALYLTHTNFSVSSGVGFLALFGVSVQVGVIMLEYINQMRVRGHSIEESAVEGAVLRLRPIMMTMLVATLGLLPAATSHGIGSDSQRPFAIVIVGGLVGALLISVFLLPTLYVWIARPDDVLPTPETEFEN, encoded by the coding sequence ATGATTCGCGGCCTGATCGACTTTGCACTGAACAATCGCTGGCTTGTACTCGGGGCGTCCCTCATGTTGTTTGCCTGGGGCGCGATCTCTTTTCATAATCTTCCCGTCGAGGCTTATCCCGACGTCGCCAACAACTACGTTCAAGTCATTACGCAGTGGCCAGGGCGCGCAGCAGAAGAGGTCGAACAGCAGGTCACCACGCCTATTGAGATTCAGATGGCCGGCATTCCGCACATGGCCCATCTCCGCTCCACCTCGCTGGCTGGCCTCTCCAGCGTCACCATGGTCTTCGACGACGACTCCGTCAACAAGGACAATCGCGACCAGGTCTTCCAACGCCTGGGACAAGTCATTCTTCCCGCCGGCCTGCAGCCCCAGATGGGTTCTGACTGGAGTCCTGTCGGCCAGATCTACTGGTACACCCTGCGCTCCTCAAATCCGGCCTACGACAGCATGGAACTGAAATCCCTTCAGGATTGGAAGCTCGAGAAGGAGTTCAAGTCTGTCCCCGGCGTCGTCGACGTCTCTAGTTTCGGCGGCGCAACTCGGGAGTACCAGATACGCATCGACCCCGATAAACTCATCGCCTACGGCCTCTCCATCAGTCAGGTCGAGCAACAACTTGCCAATAACAATCAAAACGCAGGCGGCAGCTTCATCGAGCAGGGCCAGCAGCAGGTCAACGTCCGCGAGGTCGGACTCTTCACCAACGTTCACGATATTGAAGAGACTGTTATCAAAACTCAGGCTGGCGCTGCCATCCGCGTAAAAGATATAGCCACTGTCGCCCAGGGACCCAAGATCCGTCTCGGCCAGATTGGCAAGACCTGTCGCTTCGGCACCACGCCACCTGCCGAATCGGGAGCGTCCTTCAGCGCCACGGACCCCTGCGTCGACCATGTCGATAAACCCGGTACGAAACAATCCATCCATCACGAAGACGGAAAGCTCATCGATAATGACGATGTCGTAGAAGGTATCGTTCTGCTTCAGAAGGGGGTCGACTCAGACGGCGTCCTCGAAGGCATCCACAAAAAAGTAGACGAGCTCAACAATCGTGTCCTCCCACCCGGCGTTAAGATCGTTCCCTTTCTCGATCGCAGCGAACTCCTCCACTACACCACTCACACCGTCCTCCACAATCTGACGGAAGGCATCATCCTCGTCGTCGTCGTGCTGTTTCTCTTCCTCGGCAACGCACGCGGCGCCATCATTGTCGCACTCACCATTCCGTTCGCTCTGCTGTTTGCCGCAATCTGTCTTAATCTGCTTCACATTCCCGCGAATCTCCTCTCTCTCGGGGCGTTGGACTTTGGCATGGTGGTCGACGGTTCGGTGGTCATGGTAGAGAACATCGTTCGCCATCTCAGCCATCAGCGCAAAGACACTCTCACCCCATCGGAGCAGATTCGCGAGGCTTCGCACGAGGTGCAGCGGCCAGTCTTCTTCGCACGCGGAATGATCATCGCCGCTTACCTGCCGATCTTCACGCTGCAGGCAGTGGAAGGCCGTCTCTTCAAACCAATGGCGTGGATGGTCAGCTTCGCTCTGCTCGGCGCGCTCATCTTCTCTCTCCTGCTCGCCCCGGTCCTCTCCAGCCTGCTATTCCCGAAGGGAGCCAGTGAATGGGAGAACCCGGTGATGACCTGGCTTACGGTTCGCTATCGTCAGGCCGTCACATGGGCCATCGAGCGCCGCACAGTGACTCTTTCGCTCACTGGCCTCGCCATGGCAGTGGCCCTCTTCCTTGGATTCAGCGGAGCGATCGGCTCCGAGTTTCTTCCCCACCTTGACGAAGGATCCATATGGGTTCGCGGTACTCTGGCTCCTTCCGTTGGTCCAACCGAAAGTCTCCGCGTCATGAACGAGTCCCGGCTGCGACTCTCAGCATTTCCCGAAGTCTATAAAGTAGTTAGCCAGACAGGCCGGCCGGATGATGGAACAGATACCACTGGATTTTTCAACACGGAATACTTCGTCGATCTCAAGCCCAAAGCTAACTGGCGCCCGGTGTTCCAGGAAAATAAAGAAGAGCTTATCGCTGCGATGGAACGCGAATTGGATAAGACCCCCGGGGTCCAATGGAGCTTCTCCCAGCCCATCTCCGACAACGTAGAAGAAGCTGTCAGCGGCGTCAAAGGTGAGCTAGCCATCAAGATCTACGGCGACGATCTCAAGACTCTTGAACAAAAGGGGAATGAGATCGTCTCCGTCATGGGTAAAGTGCGGGGCGTTCAGGATCTCGGTCTCTTCCGCGTCATCGGTCAGCCAAACCTCAACTACACCGTCAATCGCAAAGCAGCCGCCCGTTACGGAATCAACGTCGTTGATGTCCAGGATGCCATTCAAACCGCAGTCGGAGGCAACGCCGTCAGCCAGGTTCTCGATAAGGAAGCCCGATACGATGTTGTCGTCCGCTATCTGCCGAGCTATCGCGACACCGAAGACGCAATTAACAACATTCGTCTTCTCTCTCCCAGCGGCGAACGCGTCTCTCTCGCCCAGCTCACTACGGTCACAACAGAAGACGGCGCTGAAGAGATCTATCGCGAATCAGGTCAGCGCTATGTTGCCATCAAGTACAGCGTCCGCAACAGAGATCTCGGTTCCACAGTCGAAGAGGCAATTCAGAAAGTCAATCAGCAGGTGAAACTCCCCCCCGGATATAAGACCGACTGGGCCGGAGAGTATGAGAGCCAGAAGCGCTCCTCACGCCGCCTTGCGCTCGTGCTGCCCATCACTATCATCGTCATCTATCTTTTGCTCTACACAATGTTCCACTCCGGGAAGTGGGCGACTCTGATCCTTATCAACGTCTCCCTGGCGCCCCTTGGTGGCCTGCTCGCGCTCTACCTCACCCACACCAACTTCTCTGTCTCCTCCGGGGTAGGCTTTCTCGCGCTCTTTGGCGTCTCGGTGCAGGTCGGCGTCATCATGCTGGAGTACATCAACCAAATGCGCGTCCGTGGCCACTCCATTGAAGAGTCTGCCGTTGAAGGAGCTGTGCTGCGCCTTCGCCCCATCATGATGACCATGCTTGTTGCTACTCTCGGACTGCTCCCTGCTGCGACCTCGCACGGCATTGGGTCCGACTCGCAGCGGCCCTTTGCCATTGTCATTGTCGGCGGACTCGTTGGAGCGCTTCTTATCAGCGTCTTCCTTCTGCCCACACTCTACGTCTGGATTGCAAGGCCCGACGATGTCCTCCCTACCCCCGAGACGGAGTTTGAGAACTAA
- a CDS encoding efflux RND transporter periplasmic adaptor subunit, whose protein sequence is MSSISLKHPATMLFCFGACLLAGCSAKPSDPKSEAPPTAVVQPDADPNLVHVDHPDQFPLVAASDYAATSTIQVTGSVNPDISRTIPVISIASGRVVEVHARIGDYVKKGQLLMDVQSTDVSGAFGSYLKAVNDERLAKVQLDRAKILNDKGAIPNSQVEIAQNADDDAKAALSASEEQLRVLGVDKNHPAATVKVYAPASGFIIAQNVTNAAAAGVTYAGSSNAFTIADLSHVWIICDVYENDLSTVHLGQKADIRLTAYPDRVLTGVVSDIGAVLDPQIRTAKIRIQVENPNTLMRVGMFATATIHGKTAQTHVQVPATAVLHLHDRDWVYTPAGDGKFRRVQVRGGASLPGNMQEIVSGLNAGQQIVSNALTLQNTVDQ, encoded by the coding sequence ATGAGTTCAATCAGTCTCAAGCACCCAGCCACCATGCTGTTCTGCTTCGGCGCCTGTCTCCTGGCAGGTTGCAGCGCAAAGCCTTCGGATCCAAAGAGCGAAGCTCCCCCGACTGCCGTCGTACAACCCGACGCCGACCCGAATCTGGTTCACGTCGATCATCCGGATCAGTTCCCTCTGGTTGCGGCGTCCGACTACGCTGCCACCTCCACCATCCAGGTGACCGGGTCGGTCAATCCCGACATCTCCCGCACGATTCCGGTTATCTCAATCGCCTCCGGCCGGGTCGTCGAGGTGCACGCCCGCATCGGCGACTACGTTAAAAAAGGCCAGCTCCTGATGGATGTGCAGAGCACCGACGTCTCAGGCGCTTTTGGCTCTTATCTGAAGGCCGTGAACGACGAACGCCTTGCGAAGGTTCAGCTCGACCGGGCGAAGATCCTCAACGACAAAGGAGCCATACCCAACAGCCAGGTTGAGATTGCCCAGAACGCTGACGACGACGCGAAGGCCGCCCTCTCCGCCTCGGAAGAACAGCTTCGTGTCCTCGGCGTTGACAAGAACCACCCCGCTGCAACGGTCAAGGTCTACGCTCCCGCCTCGGGCTTTATCATCGCCCAGAATGTCACCAACGCCGCCGCAGCCGGAGTCACCTACGCCGGCTCGTCCAATGCCTTCACCATCGCCGACCTTTCGCACGTATGGATCATCTGCGACGTCTACGAGAACGATCTCTCCACTGTGCATCTCGGCCAGAAAGCAGACATCCGCCTCACCGCCTATCCTGACCGCGTCCTCACCGGCGTAGTCAGCGACATCGGAGCCGTTCTCGATCCGCAGATCCGCACCGCGAAGATTCGCATCCAGGTTGAGAATCCCAACACGTTAATGCGCGTCGGCATGTTTGCCACCGCCACCATCCACGGCAAGACCGCGCAGACTCACGTGCAGGTCCCTGCGACAGCAGTGCTCCATCTGCATGATCGCGACTGGGTCTACACTCCCGCCGGGGACGGTAAATTCCGCCGGGTGCAGGTACGTGGCGGCGCATCGCTGCCAGGCAATATGCAGGAGATCGTCTCCGGCCTTAACGCGGGCCAGCAGATAGTCTCGAATGCGCTCACGCTGCAGAATACGGTGGACCAGTAG
- a CDS encoding response regulator, with translation MSEIRTIRVLTVDDHPLLRTGIAGAINAQADMSVVAEAADGEEAVASFRLHRPDVTLMDIRMPKTNGIDAISTIRKDFPNARIVVLTTYGGDIQALRAFKAGAVGYLLKSMLRTELIDTIRLAHAGMRRIPPEIAQELAEHAGDEILTTREIEVLRDVAKGSSNKIIAVRLAISEHTVKGHLKNILAKLDASDRTHAVMIALKRGFLDI, from the coding sequence ATGAGTGAGATACGTACCATCAGAGTCCTCACGGTCGACGACCATCCCCTTCTCCGCACCGGGATCGCGGGCGCTATTAATGCGCAGGCCGATATGTCCGTCGTGGCCGAAGCGGCAGATGGTGAAGAGGCGGTTGCATCGTTTCGACTGCATCGCCCGGACGTAACCCTGATGGATATACGGATGCCCAAGACAAATGGCATCGACGCCATCTCAACCATTCGTAAGGATTTTCCCAACGCCCGCATCGTCGTTCTGACCACCTACGGAGGCGACATTCAGGCGCTTCGTGCGTTCAAGGCCGGAGCCGTCGGTTATCTGCTGAAGAGCATGCTGCGAACCGAACTGATTGACACGATACGGCTGGCTCATGCCGGAATGAGACGAATTCCACCGGAGATAGCCCAGGAACTGGCAGAGCACGCCGGCGACGAGATCCTCACGACGCGGGAGATCGAAGTGCTGCGTGATGTGGCCAAGGGAAGTTCCAACAAGATAATCGCAGTACGGCTCGCCATCTCCGAGCATACGGTCAAGGGGCACCTCAAAAACATTCTTGCCAAACTTGATGCCAGTGATCGGACGCACGCAGTAATGATCGCTCTCAAGCGCGGCTTTCTCGACATCTGA
- a CDS encoding RNA polymerase sigma factor, with the protein MDSYFSTGTISVHAILETSNDEMLVAAAKTGEHLAFSELWSRHSKKTFSTMYRITRNRQDAEDALQDAFLKAYVHLKNFDGRSTFSTWLTRIAINSALMILRRKRAHPELSMDGGAEGETWQHWEVADRRVNTEEHYARSEREHHLKRAIHRLRPALRTIVEIQQVHDTSIKEIAEIAGISVAATKSRLLRARTVLRRSLG; encoded by the coding sequence ATGGATTCATACTTCTCTACAGGCACCATCAGCGTGCACGCTATCCTCGAGACCTCGAATGATGAGATGTTGGTCGCCGCAGCGAAGACCGGAGAGCATCTGGCCTTCTCCGAGCTTTGGAGCCGCCACTCAAAGAAGACCTTCAGCACGATGTATCGAATCACCAGAAATCGACAGGATGCGGAAGATGCGCTTCAAGATGCATTCCTCAAGGCCTATGTCCATTTGAAGAACTTTGACGGCAGGTCGACCTTTTCTACATGGCTTACGCGAATTGCCATCAACTCTGCGTTGATGATCCTGCGTCGAAAGCGCGCGCATCCCGAACTCTCGATGGACGGAGGAGCAGAGGGCGAGACGTGGCAGCATTGGGAGGTGGCGGATCGACGAGTCAATACCGAAGAACACTACGCGCGATCGGAGAGAGAGCACCATCTCAAGCGCGCCATCCATCGGCTGAGACCAGCGCTCCGCACCATCGTGGAGATTCAACAGGTGCACGACACGTCCATCAAAGAGATCGCCGAAATCGCGGGAATCTCTGTAGCCGCCACAAAATCGCGCTTGTTGCGCGCCAGAACTGTGCTGCGACGGTCGCTGGGATGA